Proteins encoded by one window of Marixanthomonas sp. SCSIO 43207:
- the thiL gene encoding thiamine-phosphate kinase, translating to MFDNKNPSKTNISELGEFGLIDHLTQNFTVKQKTTVKGIGDDAAVVSSEKDSQLVVTTDMLVEGVHFDLSYMPLKHLGYKAVIVNLSDVYAMNATAKQITVSIAVSNRFPVEALEELYAGIETAASIYNVDLVGGDTTSSTTGLVISVTALGHAKKDDIVYRNGAKENDLLVLTGDVGAAYLGLQVLEREKQVFKVNPKSQPDLEKYTYIIERQLKPEARKGISALLKDLEVKPTSMIDVSDGLSSEIIHLCKNSKVGCNLYEDKIPLDPQVISTCEEFEMDSTTIALSGGEDYELLFTVSTEDFPKIKGNPHLTVIGHMTQESEGMHLITRANTKIPLVARGWNALQNEEED from the coding sequence ATGTTTGATAATAAAAACCCTTCAAAAACTAACATTTCTGAATTAGGAGAGTTTGGTCTAATTGATCATCTTACACAAAACTTTACCGTAAAACAGAAAACAACTGTAAAAGGGATAGGTGATGATGCAGCTGTTGTTTCTTCAGAAAAAGACTCGCAACTAGTTGTAACTACCGATATGCTGGTGGAAGGTGTACATTTTGATCTAAGTTATATGCCCTTAAAACATTTAGGGTATAAGGCTGTGATTGTTAATTTATCAGACGTATATGCAATGAATGCAACTGCCAAACAAATTACAGTTTCTATTGCCGTTTCTAATAGATTTCCTGTTGAAGCTCTTGAAGAATTATATGCCGGTATAGAAACAGCTGCAAGTATTTATAATGTAGATCTTGTAGGTGGTGATACAACATCTTCAACTACTGGATTGGTAATAAGTGTTACCGCTCTGGGACACGCAAAAAAAGACGATATTGTTTACAGAAATGGTGCAAAAGAAAATGATTTATTAGTACTTACAGGTGATGTGGGCGCTGCATATTTAGGGCTACAAGTTTTAGAACGAGAAAAACAGGTTTTTAAAGTAAACCCAAAATCACAACCTGATTTAGAAAAATACACTTATATAATTGAACGCCAATTAAAGCCTGAAGCTCGAAAAGGAATTTCTGCTTTATTAAAAGATCTTGAGGTAAAACCTACATCGATGATTGATGTAAGCGATGGTCTTTCTTCTGAAATCATACACTTGTGTAAAAACTCAAAAGTGGGTTGTAACCTGTACGAAGATAAAATTCCTCTAGACCCACAAGTAATATCAACGTGTGAAGAGTTTGAAATGGATAGTACCACTATTGCTTTAAGTGGTGGTGAAGATTATGAGCTTTTATTTACCGTTTCTACAGAAGATTTTCCAAAAATTAAAGGAAACCCTCATTTAACGGTCATAGGTCATATGACGCAAGAGAGTGAAGGAATGCATCTTATAACGAGAGCCAACACAAAAATTCCTCTAGTTGCTAGAGGATGGAATGCATTACAAAACGAAGAAGAAGATTAA
- a CDS encoding choice-of-anchor B family protein, whose translation MKNFYLVLFSVFTVSAFAQTPCENGTSDGYPCQNYDLLSHISLNEMNADSGNDSWGWTDPQDGKEYALVGLNNGTAFIDISDPVNPIYLGKLPTHTNSSVWRDIKVYSDHAFIVSEASNHGMQVFDLTRLRNVANPPQTFTEDAHYDEFGRAHNIVINEESGYAYGVGTSTFNGGPHFVNIQDPLNPTAAGGYSMDDYSHDAQVITYNGPDSDYTGREILIGSNVNEVVVVDITNKSNPQRISSISYDNVGYTHQGWFTDDEKYFILGDETDELGFGFNTRTIIFDFTDLDNPQFHTEFYGPTSATDHNGYVVGDKFYFANYSAGLNVYDISDIENENISQYGFFDTFPSNNEASFDGSWNVYPFFESKNIVISGSNGFTLVRDTNELNVTELKTTNFTMYPNPASNESNIVSAENPITKVEVFSVIGNRVLDLTFSENSLEQKINIKSLQSGVYLVNINQLTTRRLIVN comes from the coding sequence ATGAAAAACTTTTACTTGGTGCTGTTCTCTGTTTTTACAGTTTCTGCATTTGCCCAAACTCCTTGTGAAAATGGTACTTCTGACGGGTACCCTTGTCAAAATTATGATTTGTTATCACATATAAGCTTGAATGAAATGAATGCCGACAGCGGTAATGATTCTTGGGGCTGGACAGATCCTCAAGACGGAAAAGAATATGCTTTGGTAGGCCTTAATAACGGTACTGCTTTTATTGATATTTCAGATCCTGTCAATCCTATTTACCTAGGTAAATTACCAACTCATACAAATTCTAGTGTTTGGAGAGATATTAAGGTGTACAGTGATCACGCGTTTATAGTTAGCGAGGCTTCCAATCATGGAATGCAAGTTTTTGATTTAACGCGTTTACGAAATGTTGCAAATCCTCCTCAAACTTTTACAGAAGACGCTCATTATGATGAATTTGGTCGTGCACATAATATTGTAATCAATGAAGAAAGCGGTTATGCTTATGGAGTTGGTACCAGTACATTTAACGGTGGTCCTCATTTTGTAAACATTCAAGACCCTCTTAACCCTACTGCAGCCGGAGGATATTCTATGGATGACTACAGTCATGATGCTCAAGTTATAACGTATAACGGCCCAGATTCAGACTACACAGGAAGAGAAATTTTGATAGGAAGCAATGTTAATGAAGTAGTGGTTGTAGATATTACCAACAAATCAAACCCGCAAAGAATATCAAGTATAAGCTATGACAACGTTGGTTACACACACCAAGGATGGTTTACCGATGATGAAAAATATTTTATCTTAGGTGATGAAACCGATGAATTAGGCTTTGGATTTAACACCAGAACCATCATTTTTGATTTTACAGACCTAGACAATCCACAATTTCATACAGAATTTTATGGTCCTACTTCAGCAACAGATCACAATGGTTATGTTGTAGGGGACAAATTTTACTTTGCTAATTATTCAGCAGGATTAAACGTATATGACATCAGTGATATTGAAAACGAAAATATATCTCAGTATGGTTTTTTTGACACTTTTCCAAGTAACAATGAAGCTAGCTTTGACGGCAGTTGGAACGTGTATCCTTTTTTTGAAAGTAAAAACATTGTAATAAGCGGAAGCAATGGTTTTACATTAGTACGTGATACAAACGAATTAAACGTTACTGAATTAAAGACTACTAATTTCACAATGTACCCTAACCCTGCGAGCAATGAAAGTAACATCGTTTCAGCAGAAAACCCAATTACAAAAGTTGAAGTGTTTTCAGTTATCGGAAATCGAGTACTTGACCTTACTTTTTCTGAAAACAGTCTAGAACAAAAAATTAACATCAAATCATTGCAATCCGGTGTGTATTTAGTTAATATTAACCAGCTAACTACCAGAAGATTAATAGTAAATTAA
- a CDS encoding MbnP family protein produces MKKVALLLAVAFTVLACKDVDENEVVKTDYDVQFNFTQNWDGQEINNADYQTTEYTNDKGDVLTISKLNYLISNVTFTSEGGQNIVIDGYNVMNAREGVNVQYNLDQKIPEGDYTVSFTFGFNDEDNVDGIYPELNTQPWDWGVPMMLGGGYHFMRLEGMYTDNTDTQSPYLYHAIRAATNIGDNPVTEDTSFEVNLGTISINNDTSIEVKMNVAEWFKNPNQWDLNVWNINLMMNAEAQRAMSANGKSVFSLGTVEEQ; encoded by the coding sequence ATGAAAAAAGTTGCCCTATTACTTGCAGTAGCCTTTACAGTTTTGGCCTGTAAAGATGTAGATGAGAATGAAGTTGTAAAAACAGATTATGATGTTCAATTTAACTTCACTCAAAACTGGGATGGTCAAGAGATTAACAATGCAGATTATCAAACTACAGAGTATACCAATGATAAAGGTGATGTATTAACCATTTCAAAATTAAACTATCTTATTTCAAACGTTACCTTTACAAGTGAAGGAGGTCAAAACATTGTGATTGATGGTTATAATGTAATGAACGCGAGAGAAGGTGTAAATGTACAATATAATCTGGACCAAAAAATACCAGAAGGAGATTATACTGTAAGTTTCACATTTGGCTTTAATGATGAAGACAATGTAGACGGAATTTACCCAGAATTAAACACTCAACCTTGGGATTGGGGCGTACCTATGATGCTTGGTGGCGGATATCACTTTATGCGTCTAGAAGGAATGTATACAGATAATACAGACACACAATCTCCTTACTTGTATCATGCCATAAGAGCCGCAACAAATATTGGAGACAATCCAGTTACCGAAGACACTTCTTTTGAAGTAAACCTAGGGACAATAAGCATTAACAATGACACTTCTATAGAAGTAAAAATGAATGTTGCCGAATGGTTTAAAAACCCTAATCAATGGGATTTAAACGTATGGAATATTAATTTAATGATGAATGCTGAAGCACAAAGAGCAATGTCTGCCAATGGTAAAAGTGTTTTCAGCTTAGGAACAGTTGAAGAACAATAA
- a CDS encoding cytochrome-c peroxidase, producing the protein MNIFKSIQLVLLFSCSFLLIQSCEKDKKTTPEEEGYEATPLALEIPQLFEEKIPAPLIPQDNPQTVEGVALGKKLFFDPILSGDNTLACAGCHAPSAGFSDNRQFSPGIDGIEGRRNSMPLFNLAWNFEESFFWDGRTTTLENQALEPVIDPIEMHNTWPEAVASLQASATYPELFENAFGTTTIDSTLVSKAIAQFVRTLISGNSRYDQYLRGEIELTDSELNGLEVYVDENRGDCFHCHGTPPNNLLWTDNAFHNNGLDETFDDLGRGGATGDPREFGAFKTPSLRNLAYTAPYMHDGRFETLEEVINHYSEGLVYSETIDPLMKAVSEGGVQLTEKDKKDLKAFLLTLSDEGFINNPDFQKPN; encoded by the coding sequence ATGAATATCTTCAAAAGCATACAACTAGTACTTCTTTTCAGTTGCAGTTTTTTATTAATACAGTCTTGTGAAAAAGATAAAAAAACCACTCCTGAAGAAGAAGGCTATGAAGCTACGCCTCTAGCGCTAGAAATCCCTCAGCTCTTTGAAGAAAAAATACCAGCACCACTAATTCCTCAAGACAACCCTCAAACTGTTGAAGGAGTTGCTTTGGGGAAAAAATTATTTTTTGACCCTATACTTTCTGGAGACAACACACTAGCCTGCGCCGGTTGTCACGCTCCCAGTGCAGGGTTTTCAGACAATAGGCAATTTAGCCCGGGAATTGACGGTATAGAAGGTCGAAGAAACTCAATGCCTTTATTCAATCTCGCTTGGAACTTTGAAGAATCTTTTTTCTGGGATGGGCGCACCACAACACTAGAAAACCAAGCCCTTGAGCCTGTCATTGATCCTATTGAGATGCACAACACTTGGCCAGAAGCTGTAGCGAGTTTACAAGCATCAGCAACCTACCCTGAGTTATTTGAAAATGCTTTTGGCACCACAACCATTGATTCTACATTAGTTTCAAAAGCCATCGCTCAGTTTGTAAGAACATTAATCTCTGGCAATTCAAGGTATGACCAATACCTTCGTGGTGAAATAGAATTAACAGATTCTGAATTAAACGGCCTTGAAGTATATGTTGATGAAAACAGAGGTGATTGTTTTCATTGCCACGGCACACCACCTAATAATTTATTATGGACTGATAATGCTTTCCACAACAATGGTCTAGATGAAACTTTTGATGATTTAGGCCGCGGAGGTGCAACAGGCGATCCTAGAGAGTTTGGCGCCTTTAAAACTCCTTCCCTACGCAACTTAGCATATACAGCACCTTATATGCACGATGGACGTTTTGAAACTTTAGAAGAAGTTATCAATCACTACAGTGAAGGTTTGGTCTATTCTGAAACTATTGACCCGCTTATGAAAGCGGTTAGTGAAGGGGGCGTTCAACTAACAGAAAAAGACAAAAAGGATCTCAAAGCTTTTTTACTAACCTTATCTGATGAAGGTTTTATAAACAACCCAGATTTTCAAAAACCAAATTAA
- a CDS encoding iron-sulfur cluster assembly accessory protein codes for MIKVSKSAKSKLQQLMAEEGFNITDDFVRVGVKSGGCSGLSYDLKFDNAIGDNDKLFEDDSVKIAIDKKSFLYLVGTTLEYSGGLNGKGFVFNNPNANRTCGCGESFSL; via the coding sequence ATGATAAAGGTTAGTAAAAGTGCAAAATCTAAGCTGCAACAATTGATGGCCGAAGAAGGCTTTAATATCACAGATGATTTTGTAAGAGTAGGAGTAAAAAGCGGAGGTTGCTCTGGCTTGTCCTACGATTTGAAATTTGACAATGCAATAGGGGACAACGATAAACTTTTTGAAGATGATTCTGTGAAAATAGCTATTGACAAAAAAAGTTTCCTCTATCTTGTTGGAACCACTCTAGAATATAGCGGTGGGTTAAACGGAAAAGGATTTGTTTTTAACAATCCTAACGCAAACCGTACTTGCGGTTGTGGTGAAAGCTTTTCGCTTTAA
- the sufB gene encoding Fe-S cluster assembly protein SufB produces the protein MAKFTEDDLKKELETKEYEYGFYTDIESDTFPVGLNEDIVRAISKKKEEPEWMTEWRLESFRYWKEMVEPEWANVHYNKPDFQNISYYSAPNKKPKYDSLDEVDPELLETFDKLGISLDEQKKLAGVAVDIVMDSVSVTTTFKDTLAKKGIIFCSISEAIKNHPELVKKYIGSVVPQKDNFYAALNSAVFSDGSFCYIPKGVKCPMELSTYFRINQAGTGQFERTLVIADEDSYVSYLEGCTAPMRDENQLHAAVVELIALDGAEIKYSTVQNWFPGGKDGKGGVFNFVTKRGLCENNAKISWTQVETGSAVTWKYPSCILKGDNSIGEFYSIAVTNNYQQADTGTKMIHLGKNTKSTIISKGISAGKSQNSYRGLVQVNSRAENARNFSQCDSLLMGNECGAHTFPYIEAKNKTAQVEHEATTSKIGEDQIFYCNQRGIDTEKAIALIVNGFSKEVLNKLPMEFAVEAQKLLEISLEGSVG, from the coding sequence ATGGCTAAATTTACTGAAGACGATTTAAAAAAAGAACTCGAAACTAAAGAATATGAATATGGGTTTTATACAGACATTGAGTCTGATACATTCCCCGTAGGGCTTAATGAAGACATTGTTCGGGCTATTTCTAAGAAAAAGGAAGAACCAGAATGGATGACTGAGTGGCGACTAGAGTCTTTTAGATACTGGAAAGAAATGGTAGAACCAGAATGGGCCAATGTACATTATAACAAGCCTGACTTTCAAAACATTTCTTATTACTCTGCGCCCAACAAAAAACCAAAATATGACAGCCTTGATGAGGTTGATCCAGAATTATTAGAAACGTTTGATAAACTCGGAATTTCTTTAGACGAACAAAAAAAACTAGCCGGTGTTGCTGTAGACATTGTTATGGATTCAGTATCTGTAACAACTACTTTTAAAGATACTTTGGCAAAAAAAGGTATTATTTTCTGTTCTATTTCCGAAGCAATAAAAAACCATCCAGAACTTGTAAAAAAATACATTGGTTCGGTTGTGCCTCAAAAAGACAACTTTTATGCAGCCTTAAACAGTGCTGTATTTAGTGATGGCTCGTTTTGCTATATTCCAAAAGGCGTAAAATGCCCGATGGAACTTTCTACTTACTTTAGAATTAACCAAGCAGGAACAGGACAGTTTGAACGTACCTTGGTAATTGCAGATGAGGACAGCTATGTTAGTTATCTTGAAGGTTGTACTGCTCCTATGCGTGATGAAAATCAATTACACGCCGCTGTTGTTGAATTAATAGCGCTAGACGGTGCAGAAATTAAATATTCAACCGTACAAAACTGGTTCCCGGGCGGAAAAGACGGAAAAGGTGGTGTTTTTAATTTTGTTACAAAACGCGGTCTTTGTGAGAACAATGCAAAAATCTCTTGGACACAAGTAGAAACAGGTAGTGCTGTTACGTGGAAATATCCAAGCTGTATATTAAAAGGAGATAACTCAATTGGAGAGTTTTATTCAATAGCAGTAACAAACAACTACCAACAAGCAGATACTGGTACCAAAATGATTCACTTGGGCAAGAACACGAAGAGTACGATTATTTCAAAAGGTATTTCTGCCGGTAAGTCTCAAAACAGTTATCGTGGTTTGGTACAAGTGAATAGTCGAGCAGAAAATGCACGTAATTTTTCACAATGTGATTCACTATTAATGGGTAATGAATGTGGCGCACACACATTCCCTTATATTGAAGCAAAAAATAAAACTGCTCAAGTAGAACACGAAGCAACTACCAGTAAAATTGGTGAAGATCAAATATTTTATTGCAATCAACGCGGTATTGACACTGAAAAAGCCATAGCATTAATTGTTAACGGTTTCAGTAAAGAGGTTTTAAACAAATTACCTATGGAATTTGCCGTAGAAGCTCAAAAATTACTTGAAATTTCATTAGAAGGTTCAGTTGGATAA
- the sufC gene encoding Fe-S cluster assembly ATPase SufC: MLHIKNLHAGVGEKDILKGINLEVNPGEVHAIMGPNGSGKSTLASVIAGKEEFDLHEGEIQFENEDISELDPEERAHKGLFLSFQYPIEIPGVTVTNFIKTAINETRKAKGLDDMPASEMLKRIKEKADMLEIDRKFLSRSLNEGFSGGEKKRNEIFQLAMMEPKLAILDETDSGLDIDALKIVANGVNKLKSKDNAVIVITHYQRLLDYIIPDYVHVLMGGKIVKSGGKELAHELEERGYDWIKEELV, encoded by the coding sequence ATGCTACATATTAAAAATCTGCACGCAGGTGTAGGAGAAAAAGATATTTTAAAAGGGATTAATCTAGAAGTTAATCCAGGTGAAGTTCACGCTATAATGGGACCTAACGGTTCAGGAAAAAGTACATTGGCTTCTGTAATTGCAGGAAAAGAAGAGTTTGACCTTCATGAAGGTGAAATTCAATTTGAAAACGAAGATATTTCAGAATTAGATCCTGAAGAACGAGCTCACAAAGGACTTTTCTTATCGTTTCAATACCCTATTGAAATTCCCGGAGTTACCGTTACAAATTTCATAAAAACGGCTATTAACGAAACCCGTAAAGCAAAAGGGCTAGACGATATGCCGGCAAGTGAAATGCTAAAAAGAATTAAAGAAAAAGCAGATATGCTTGAGATAGACCGTAAGTTTTTATCGCGTTCTTTAAACGAAGGCTTTTCTGGCGGTGAGAAAAAAAGAAATGAGATATTTCAGCTAGCTATGATGGAGCCAAAACTAGCTATCCTCGATGAGACAGATTCTGGTCTTGATATTGATGCTTTAAAAATAGTAGCAAACGGCGTTAACAAGCTTAAAAGTAAAGATAACGCTGTGATTGTAATCACACACTATCAGCGATTGCTAGATTATATTATTCCTGATTATGTTCACGTATTAATGGGAGGTAAAATAGTAAAATCTGGTGGTAAAGAGCTAGCTCACGAGCTTGAAGAGCGTGGCTATGACTGGATTAAAGAAGAATTGGTGTAA
- the sufD gene encoding Fe-S cluster assembly protein SufD, which translates to MSLKDKLVSSYIAFEDHLEPDSPIHDLRNEAIKVFEEQGFPSKKEEAWKYTSLNSLVKNDYSIFPKQQEKHLDFKDVKKYFLHDIDTYKIVFIDGVYSSFLSETTHDSIDVCLLSSALNKPKYQPVIEAYFNKVAKKDSLTSLNTAFAKEGAYIHIPKNKEVEKPIEIINFSTGNEAAVMLQPRNLVVVGENAHVQIIERHQSLSENAVFTNSVTEIFAEKRAYVDYYKIQTDNPSASLIDSTYVSQERESNCRVHTFSFGGKLTRNNLNFYQYGERCNSTLNGITIIEDKQHVDHNTLVHHTAPNCESHQDYKGIYSDKSTGVFNGKVLVDKIAQKIDAFQQNNNILVDDRATINSKPQLEIFADDVKCSHGCTIGQLDEEALFYMRSRGIAKKEARALLMYAFANSVLESVKIPELKQRINKLIAKKIGVSLGFQL; encoded by the coding sequence ATGAGTTTAAAAGATAAATTAGTTTCATCATATATTGCTTTTGAAGATCACTTGGAGCCAGACTCTCCTATTCATGATCTTCGTAATGAAGCCATAAAAGTATTTGAAGAGCAAGGCTTTCCATCCAAAAAAGAAGAAGCATGGAAGTATACCTCTTTAAATTCTTTGGTGAAAAATGATTATAGTATTTTCCCTAAACAGCAAGAGAAGCATCTTGACTTTAAAGACGTAAAGAAGTATTTTCTTCACGATATAGACACGTATAAAATTGTGTTTATTGATGGAGTGTACAGTTCATTCCTTTCAGAAACTACTCACGATTCAATTGATGTTTGTCTACTTTCTTCAGCTTTAAACAAACCAAAATACCAACCGGTAATTGAAGCTTATTTTAATAAAGTAGCCAAAAAAGATAGTCTTACTTCTTTAAATACGGCCTTTGCAAAGGAAGGAGCTTACATTCACATTCCGAAAAATAAAGAAGTAGAAAAACCTATTGAGATAATCAATTTTTCTACCGGAAATGAGGCTGCTGTTATGCTTCAACCTCGTAATTTGGTTGTAGTTGGCGAAAATGCACACGTACAAATTATTGAACGTCATCAAAGCCTTTCAGAAAATGCTGTTTTTACCAACAGTGTGACTGAAATTTTTGCTGAAAAAAGAGCGTATGTTGATTATTATAAAATTCAAACAGATAATCCTTCTGCTTCTTTAATTGACAGTACGTACGTGTCACAAGAAAGAGAAAGTAATTGCCGAGTACACACCTTCTCTTTTGGAGGAAAATTAACTAGAAATAATCTTAATTTTTACCAATACGGAGAGCGTTGCAATTCTACCTTAAACGGAATTACAATTATTGAAGATAAACAACACGTTGACCACAATACACTAGTGCATCATACAGCACCTAATTGTGAAAGCCACCAAGATTACAAAGGAATTTATTCAGATAAATCTACAGGTGTTTTTAACGGAAAAGTATTGGTTGATAAAATTGCTCAAAAGATAGATGCATTTCAGCAAAACAATAATATTCTTGTTGATGACCGTGCTACTATCAACTCAAAACCGCAATTGGAGATTTTTGCAGACGATGTAAAGTGTTCTCACGGCTGTACCATTGGTCAATTAGACGAAGAAGCTTTATTTTATATGCGTTCTCGAGGTATTGCTAAAAAAGAAGCACGAGCTTTACTTATGTATGCATTTGCAAACAGTGTTTTGGAAAGCGTAAAAATACCCGAACTTAAGCAACGCATCAACAAATTAATTGCCAAAAAAATAGGCGTTAGTTTAGGTTTTCAGTTGTAA
- a CDS encoding aminotransferase class V-fold PLP-dependent enzyme: MAFNVQEIRKDFPILQREVNGKPLVYLDNAATSQKPQQVIDCIVDYYSNYNANIHRGVHTLSQEATDAYEAARKKIQQHFNITKPHEVIFTSGTTHGINLVANGFTKFLSKGDEVIVSALEHHSNIVPWQMLCERTGAILKVIPIEENGELILSEYEKILSEKTKLVFVNHISNALGIINPIKEIIDKAHKNGAAVLVDGAQACSHIKSNLQALDVDFYVTSAHKMCGPTGVGILYGKEEWLNKLPPYQGGGEMIDEVTFEKTTYAGLPHKFEAGTPNIAGGIAFGAAIDYLNSIGFDAIESHENNLLAYATEQLTAIEGLKIYGTGVAKTSVISFNIEGIHPYDIGTIVDKLGIAVRTGHHCAQPIMDFYKIPGTVRASFAFYNTKEEVDALVSAVNKAKTMLT, encoded by the coding sequence ATGGCTTTTAATGTTCAGGAAATACGAAAAGATTTTCCCATTCTTCAACGTGAAGTAAATGGAAAACCTTTGGTGTATTTGGATAATGCAGCAACATCACAAAAACCCCAGCAAGTAATTGACTGTATTGTTGATTATTATTCAAACTACAATGCAAATATTCATAGGGGCGTTCACACATTATCTCAAGAAGCTACAGATGCTTATGAAGCTGCAAGGAAGAAGATTCAGCAGCATTTCAATATTACTAAGCCCCATGAAGTGATTTTTACTTCTGGAACAACACATGGTATTAACCTTGTTGCAAATGGCTTTACAAAGTTTTTAAGCAAAGGAGATGAAGTTATTGTTTCAGCATTAGAACACCACTCAAACATTGTTCCTTGGCAAATGCTTTGTGAACGTACTGGAGCAATTCTTAAGGTAATTCCTATTGAAGAAAACGGCGAGCTGATACTTTCAGAATATGAAAAAATTCTTTCTGAAAAAACCAAACTTGTTTTTGTTAATCATATTTCAAACGCATTAGGAATTATAAATCCTATTAAAGAAATTATTGACAAAGCACATAAAAATGGAGCTGCCGTTCTTGTTGATGGAGCTCAGGCTTGTTCACATATCAAATCTAATCTTCAAGCACTAGATGTAGACTTTTATGTGACTTCTGCTCATAAAATGTGCGGCCCTACAGGTGTTGGTATACTGTACGGAAAAGAAGAATGGCTCAACAAATTACCACCGTATCAAGGAGGTGGTGAAATGATAGATGAAGTAACTTTTGAAAAAACCACGTACGCAGGTTTACCGCATAAGTTTGAAGCCGGCACACCAAATATTGCTGGCGGTATTGCTTTTGGCGCGGCAATTGATTATCTTAACAGTATTGGTTTTGATGCTATTGAAAGTCATGAAAACAACTTATTGGCTTATGCTACAGAACAATTGACAGCTATTGAAGGCCTCAAAATATATGGAACAGGTGTTGCCAAAACTTCTGTAATTTCATTTAATATTGAAGGTATTCATCCTTATGATATTGGGACAATTGTCGATAAACTTGGTATTGCAGTAAGAACAGGACATCACTGTGCTCAACCAATAATGGATTTTTACAAAATACCCGGTACGGTGCGAGCATCTTTTGCTTTTTACAATACGAAAGAAGAAGTTGACGCATTGGTATCTGCTGTTAATAAAGCAAAAACAATGTTAACTTAA
- a CDS encoding META domain-containing protein, which produces MKSFATLSLLVITLFFSSCDETKKVIDVAGNVQLSGNYTVNSIEGNALSAIKPSLSFAALSGRVSGDAGCNTYFADYSTNVNSLTIGEVASTKKACAKNIMQVENRFLETLANVGGYRIQDNVLTLYAKNDQSVLITATKNQEDDN; this is translated from the coding sequence ATGAAATCATTTGCCACATTAAGCCTTTTAGTTATAACTCTATTTTTTTCGAGTTGTGATGAAACCAAAAAAGTAATTGACGTAGCCGGTAATGTACAACTTTCTGGTAATTACACTGTAAATAGTATTGAAGGTAATGCACTTTCAGCAATTAAACCATCTTTATCTTTTGCTGCTTTAAGCGGTAGGGTATCAGGTGATGCCGGATGTAATACATATTTTGCAGACTATTCAACAAATGTAAATAGTCTTACTATTGGAGAAGTCGCTTCAACCAAAAAAGCATGTGCCAAAAATATTATGCAAGTAGAAAATCGATTTTTAGAAACTTTAGCAAATGTAGGCGGTTATCGAATTCAAGATAACGTGTTAACTTTATATGCAAAAAACGACCAAAGTGTACTAATAACAGCTACAAAAAATCAAGAAGACGATAATTAA
- a CDS encoding SufE family protein, with protein MTIKEIQEELVDEFSMFDDWMERYEHMIELGKSLPLIDEELKTEDKLIKGCQSRVWLNADTRDGKVVFTADSDAVITKGIIAILIRVFSNQKPEDIINADTHFIDEIGLKEHLSPTRANGLVSMVKQLKLYAVAYQAQLNN; from the coding sequence ATGACTATTAAAGAGATACAAGAAGAACTAGTAGACGAGTTTTCCATGTTTGATGATTGGATGGAGCGTTATGAACATATGATAGAATTAGGGAAGTCACTACCACTAATTGATGAAGAATTAAAAACGGAAGACAAACTAATTAAAGGATGTCAATCTCGAGTGTGGTTAAATGCAGATACCAGAGACGGAAAAGTAGTCTTTACAGCAGATAGTGATGCAGTAATAACCAAAGGAATTATTGCAATTTTAATACGCGTTTTTTCAAACCAAAAACCCGAAGATATTATCAACGCAGACACACATTTTATTGATGAAATTGGCTTAAAAGAACACTTGTCTCCCACTCGCGCTAATGGTTTGGTTTCAATGGTAAAGCAATTAAAATTGTATGCCGTAGCCTACCAAGCGCAATTAAACAATTAA
- a CDS encoding SUF system Fe-S cluster assembly protein: MSTETINTTELGDKIVKVIKTIYDPEIPVDIYELGLIYDVFVNEDHEVKILMTLTTPNCPVAESLPQEVEDKVKSIKMVKDAEVEITFDPPWSQDLMSEEAKLELGML; this comes from the coding sequence ATGAGCACCGAAACAATAAACACAACAGAACTAGGCGATAAAATAGTAAAAGTGATTAAAACCATTTATGATCCAGAGATCCCGGTAGACATTTATGAGCTTGGATTAATCTATGATGTATTTGTAAATGAAGATCACGAAGTAAAAATTTTAATGACTCTAACAACACCCAACTGTCCAGTTGCAGAATCGCTTCCTCAAGAGGTTGAAGATAAAGTAAAGTCAATTAAAATGGTAAAAGACGCCGAAGTTGAAATTACTTTTGATCCGCCTTGGAGTCAAGATTTAATGAGTGAAGAAGCAAAGCTAGAATTAGGAATGTTATAA